The following are encoded together in the bacterium genome:
- a CDS encoding sugar phosphate nucleotidyltransferase, with protein sequence MKGVITAGGTGSRLLPITKITNKHLLPLYDKPMIYYPLTTLVQAGVEDIMVVTGGEFAGDFLRLLGNGAEFGLKRLHYAYQEGSGGIAAALALAEDFADGEPVAVILGDTIIEGNVNRSMAAFAEAGRGAKIFLKKVEDPRRFGVADVDGDRVTRIIEKPESPPTDLAVIGIYLYDGRVFDVIKDLKPSGRGELEITDVNNQYIAWGKMTYAVLDGWWTDAGTFPSLLRASNLVADTGANKDEPAN encoded by the coding sequence ATGAAGGGCGTCATCACGGCGGGCGGGACCGGCTCCCGGCTCCTGCCCATAACGAAAATAACCAACAAGCACCTCTTGCCGTTATACGACAAGCCGATGATATACTACCCGCTTACGACGCTGGTCCAGGCCGGCGTCGAGGACATAATGGTGGTGACGGGCGGCGAGTTCGCCGGCGACTTCTTGCGGCTCTTGGGCAACGGCGCCGAGTTCGGCCTTAAGCGTCTCCACTACGCCTATCAGGAGGGCTCGGGCGGCATCGCCGCGGCGCTCGCGCTGGCGGAGGACTTCGCGGACGGCGAGCCGGTGGCGGTTATTTTGGGCGATACCATTATTGAGGGGAACGTGAACCGCTCGATGGCGGCCTTCGCGGAAGCCGGCCGGGGCGCCAAAATATTCTTGAAAAAGGTGGAGGACCCCCGGCGCTTCGGCGTGGCGGACGTCGACGGCGACCGCGTGACGCGGATTATCGAGAAGCCGGAGTCGCCGCCCACCGACCTCGCCGTGATAGGTATTTATCTGTACGACGGGCGCGTCTTCGACGTAATAAAGGACCTTAAGCCGTCCGGCCGGGGCGAGCTCGAGATAACCGACGTCAACAACCAATACATAGCGTGGGGGAAGATGACGTACGCCGTATTGGACGGTTGGTGGACCGACGCCGGGACTTTTCCGTCGCTCCTGCGGGCGTCGAACCTGGTCGCCGATACCGGCGCCAACAAAGACGAGCCGGCTAACTGA
- a CDS encoding dTDP-4-dehydrorhamnose 3,5-epimerase family protein, protein MPDEPGQLIDGVIVKPLRLLRDERGWLMEILRADDPHFQRFGQVYVTVAGPGVVKAWHAHERQTDHLAVVAGEARVGLYDGREGSPTRGNVLEIAAGENNPVLIVVPPGVYHGFKAVGGAPAHVVNVPTELYDYDQPDELRRPYDDPAIPYDWGEADPASG, encoded by the coding sequence ATGCCGGACGAACCGGGACAACTTATCGACGGCGTCATCGTAAAACCGCTCCGCCTTTTGCGCGACGAGCGGGGTTGGCTGATGGAGATATTGCGTGCCGACGACCCGCATTTCCAGCGGTTCGGCCAGGTCTACGTTACGGTAGCGGGGCCGGGCGTCGTCAAAGCGTGGCACGCCCACGAGCGCCAGACGGACCACTTGGCCGTCGTCGCCGGCGAAGCGCGCGTAGGGCTTTACGACGGCCGCGAGGGCTCGCCCACGCGCGGCAACGTTCTCGAAATCGCAGCGGGCGAGAACAACCCGGTACTAATAGTCGTGCCCCCGGGCGTCTACCACGGCTTTAAGGCCGTCGGCGGCGCGCCGGCGCACGTCGTGAACGTGCCGACCGAGCTTTACGATTACGACCAACCCGACGAGCTCCGGCGGCCGTACGACGACCCGGCGATACCGTACGACTGGGGCGAGGCCGACCCGGCGAGCGGGTAG
- the amrB gene encoding AmmeMemoRadiSam system protein B — protein sequence MRTVWFYILAAMLTFAATSCKKGVTERPAAAESAAEKASVKPPNVAGAFYPGEADELKAAVEGLLGDADASVPADDVVAIITPHAGYPYSGAVAATAFRQLQGRRPATVILLGPSHHCASPGIATGTYDGYETPLGVARVDVELVAAVADGCADVTYSNVPFTREHCLEVQLPFVQTLFPEARIAPFIFCQHDAGAAARFGKALAEAVAAEGSDVVTVATCDLSHYHPYDEAVKLDRAFIRTFERFDELAIFVGQNAGEFEIDAPGVVAAAFWYAKALGATEAVALEYKNSGDVTGDASGGVVGYVAAAVVE from the coding sequence ATGAGAACGGTATGGTTTTATATCCTGGCGGCGATGCTGACGTTTGCGGCGACGTCGTGTAAAAAGGGCGTTACCGAACGGCCGGCGGCCGCGGAGAGCGCGGCGGAGAAAGCGTCGGTCAAGCCGCCGAACGTCGCCGGAGCGTTCTACCCGGGCGAAGCCGACGAGCTGAAGGCCGCGGTGGAAGGCTTGTTGGGAGACGCTGACGCGTCGGTACCGGCGGACGACGTCGTCGCGATAATAACGCCCCACGCCGGTTATCCGTACTCCGGCGCCGTCGCGGCGACGGCCTTCCGCCAGCTCCAGGGGCGTCGGCCGGCGACGGTCATCCTGCTCGGGCCGAGCCACCACTGCGCCTCGCCGGGCATCGCCACCGGTACGTACGACGGCTACGAGACGCCGCTGGGAGTGGCGCGGGTCGACGTCGAACTCGTGGCCGCGGTGGCGGACGGTTGCGCCGACGTGACGTACAGCAACGTACCTTTCACCCGGGAGCACTGCCTCGAGGTCCAGCTCCCCTTCGTCCAGACGCTGTTCCCGGAAGCTCGTATCGCACCGTTCATTTTCTGCCAACACGACGCCGGCGCGGCGGCGCGCTTCGGGAAGGCGTTAGCCGAGGCCGTCGCGGCCGAAGGTTCCGACGTCGTGACGGTGGCGACGTGCGACCTGAGCCATTACCACCCTTACGACGAAGCCGTGAAGCTCGACCGGGCGTTCATTAGGACGTTTGAGCGTTTCGACGAGCTCGCGATCTTCGTCGGCCAGAACGCGGGGGAGTTCGAAATAGACGCGCCCGGCGTAGTGGCGGCCGCGTTCTGGTACGCGAAGGCTCTGGGTGCGACGGAGGCCGTAGCGCTCGAGTATAAAAATTCGGGCGACGTAACCGGCGACGCGAGCGGCGGCGTCGTGGGGTACGTGGCCGCGGCCGTCGTCGAGTAA
- a CDS encoding DUF6029 family protein — translation MHRKIFVLVLTAAAGAGAVSVTDWLSVNGTNEAVYMRQREDDHRWTWDILQTEVWAWRFAVGVEAEFDHPRRPVIETTEKEKFDTEGNEIVQRYARYRDDIFDLRAGNYDKTLGKGLTLRSYEDRDLDVYQRLDGGVAEACITVGGREWGDVTALWGRSSRQIEVVTAEGPEEIGKDKVAGGQLTVKPVDFFYLTGSAVRAEVKNVNAPAQGYPTEENTLYAGGLGGGWQYFDLYGEYALRDGYDAVFAEDVEGKGFYGIVTGYLPRSSLSFQYKLYDDLAYRYNNPPPVSVDEYMITGLDSPSSGEWGYYVQASANPVSDVRARGGYSYADDKVGENDVKAVEVEQYFANVRYDLPWPVVVEGGYEYLGKLNYFGEDKSGDIKRTPSLAVSWTPWDSHSFSTKFAREEKTDYTVAGVFVSNRADVGYTYSSWLGLTVSYEDSDETEQELVDPGDPVNYIPATYRYKNDWLWGEVRLSWYNKVFQNQVLSVGYGSRRGGRVCSSGVCQTEVSFTGLKVSLESSF, via the coding sequence TTGCATAGGAAGATCTTCGTCTTAGTTTTAACGGCCGCGGCGGGCGCGGGCGCGGTAAGCGTAACGGACTGGCTCTCCGTCAACGGCACCAACGAGGCCGTCTATATGCGCCAACGCGAGGACGACCACCGCTGGACGTGGGACATCCTCCAGACGGAGGTCTGGGCGTGGCGGTTCGCCGTCGGCGTCGAGGCCGAGTTCGACCACCCCCGCCGGCCGGTAATCGAAACGACCGAAAAGGAAAAATTCGATACCGAGGGTAACGAAATAGTGCAACGCTACGCCCGCTACCGCGACGACATCTTCGACCTTCGCGCCGGCAACTACGACAAAACGTTGGGTAAAGGTTTAACGTTGCGCTCGTACGAGGACCGCGACCTCGACGTTTACCAACGACTCGACGGCGGCGTCGCGGAAGCGTGCATCACCGTCGGCGGACGGGAATGGGGCGACGTCACCGCGTTGTGGGGCCGGAGTTCCCGCCAGATAGAGGTAGTGACTGCCGAAGGCCCGGAAGAGATAGGTAAGGATAAAGTCGCCGGCGGCCAATTGACGGTAAAGCCGGTGGACTTCTTCTACCTCACCGGTTCCGCGGTCCGGGCGGAAGTTAAGAACGTAAATGCACCAGCACAAGGTTACCCCACCGAAGAAAATACGCTCTACGCCGGCGGCCTGGGCGGCGGGTGGCAATATTTCGACCTGTACGGCGAGTACGCCCTTCGCGACGGATACGACGCCGTTTTCGCCGAGGACGTAGAAGGAAAAGGTTTCTACGGCATCGTTACCGGGTATCTACCGCGCTCGAGCCTGTCGTTCCAATACAAGTTGTACGACGACCTCGCGTACCGCTACAACAACCCGCCCCCCGTTTCGGTGGACGAATACATGATAACGGGGTTGGATAGCCCGAGTAGCGGCGAGTGGGGCTACTACGTACAGGCGTCCGCCAACCCGGTGAGCGACGTCCGGGCGCGCGGCGGCTACAGCTACGCCGACGACAAGGTCGGCGAAAATGACGTTAAGGCCGTTGAGGTCGAGCAATACTTCGCTAATGTCCGCTACGATTTGCCCTGGCCCGTCGTCGTCGAGGGCGGGTACGAGTATTTAGGGAAATTGAATTATTTTGGCGAGGACAAGTCGGGCGACATCAAACGCACGCCCTCGCTGGCGGTGAGTTGGACGCCGTGGGATAGTCACTCGTTCTCGACGAAGTTCGCGCGCGAGGAGAAGACCGACTACACGGTAGCTGGGGTATTCGTCTCCAACCGCGCCGACGTCGGTTATACGTATTCCTCCTGGCTCGGCTTGACCGTAAGTTACGAGGATTCGGACGAAACGGAGCAGGAGTTGGTGGACCCCGGCGACCCCGTAAACTATATCCCGGCCACGTACCGGTACAAGAATGACTGGTTGTGGGGCGAGGTTCGCCTGTCGTGGTACAACAAGGTCTTCCAAAACCAAGTATTGTCGGTCGGTTACGGCTCGCGGCGGGGAGGCCGGGTATGCTCGAGCGGCGTGTGCCAGACAGAGGTGTCGTTCACCGGCCTTAAGGTTTCGCTGGAGAGCTCGTTCTAA